A single window of Dermacentor albipictus isolate Rhodes 1998 colony chromosome 1, USDA_Dalb.pri_finalv2, whole genome shotgun sequence DNA harbors:
- the LOC135907845 gene encoding kelch-like protein 26, with protein MKEVSRHSDGTVPGFRMVHFESPPHANALLNGLNLLRARGQLLDVTLIAGGREFKAHRAVLAACSDYFRAMFTDAMLESRQPEICLNGVSAQGLRCLLEYAYTSRLVLSLANIQDVLATANHIGLTPVVEACSSYLQDQLDLENCIDVATLAETYSLRRLRKRVYRFICANLHQFAKTPEFQRLSTTQMEHLLACDFPVNCPEGDVLSFVLNWVACDVGDRLSQARKLVSYVCFSEIPASRLAELWDSPVLQCLFSRRIPPHLSGIGGQPPPSLVNTRGMELVLLKVGGFGLSGVTNEITYYLPSAGRWKYLTSIPHVEQCNFGTAVLGNELYVVGGCFNQSLHQENVHPFGFRYNALTGEWSTMAPMRWERCRFALCVARDDLYAVGGAGEVLGDVDTAEDGEAHCERYDPHTDVWMPVAPLPGARTQHAGAAWGPYLFVSGGLNADSVLNSLLRYDTRTDSWETMVPMSIPRADHSMVVYGDRLVVCGGWYEDAATGTRVLAESVEAYDIAANAWTPVTTVPTPRYHAGVAVLGSWLYTVGGFHSDTTFDRASGVVERFDLDGSLGWEEVQPYPQDIWEHVCCTLFVPRCRDDLDVISDKTLM; from the coding sequence ATGAAGGAAGTCTCAAGGCACAGTGATGGAACTGTACCAGGGTTCCGAATGGTTCACTTTGAATCTCCACCACATGCCAATGCACTTCTTAATGGCCTCAACCTTCTGCGAGCCCGTGGACAGCTTCTTGATGTAACTCTAATCGCTGGTGGACGAGAGTTCAAGGCACACCGTGCTGTTCTTGCTGCCTGCAGTGACTATTTTCGTGCTATGTTCACAGATGCTATGCTCGAGAGCCGTCAGCCTGAGATCTGTCTTAATGGAGTCAGTGCCCAGGGTCTGCGATGCCTACTGGAGTATGCATATACATCAAGGCTGGTGCTAAGCTTAGCGAACATTCAAGACGTGTTGGCTACAGCAAATCATATTGGACTGACTCCTGTCGTTGAAGCCTGCTCTTCATATCTGCAAGATCAGCTTGACCTTGAAAACTGCATTGATGTTGCTACACTTGCAGAAACATACTCATTGCGAAGACTTCGGAAGCGAGTGTATCGTTTTATTTGTGCAAACTTGCACCAATTTGCAAAAACACCAGAATTTCAGCGGCTCTCAACAACACAAATGGAGCATCTGCTTGCCTGCGATTTCCCTGTGAATTGTCCGGAGGGCGATGTACTTTCGTTTGTCCTCAACTGGGTTGCCTGTGATGTAGGGGATCGGCTCTCACAGGCGCGCAAGTTGGTCTCTTATGTTTGTTTTTCGGAAATTCCGGCATCCAGACTTGCTGAGTTATGGGATTCTCCAGTCCTGCAGTGCCTTTTCTCTCGTAGGATTCCTCCCCACCTGTCTGGCATTGGCGGCCAACCACCCCCTAGCCTCGTGAATACTCGAGGCATGGAGCTTGTATTGCTCAAAGTAGGAGGGTTTGGCTTGTCGGGAGTGACTAATGAAATCACATACTACTTGCCTAGTGCAGGCCGTTGGAAATATCTCACTTCTATTCCTCATGTGGAGCAGTGCAATTTTGGCACAGCTGTTCTTGGGAACGAGCTTTATGTGGTAGGCGGCTGCTTCAACCAGAGTCTGCACCAGGAAAATGTGCACCCATTTGGCTTCCGTTACAATGCACTCACCGGGGAGTGGTCGACCATGGCGCCCATGCGCTGGGAGCGTTGTCGATTTGCACTTTGCGTGGCACGAGATGATCTCTATGCGGTGGGGGGTGCTGGGGAGGTGCTTGGTGATGTCGACACTGCTGAAGATGGAGAGGCTCATTGTGAGCGTTACGACCCGCACACTGATGTGTGGATGCCCGTGGCCCCACTTCCAGGCGCCCGAACTCAGCATGCTGGAGCAGCCTGGGGCCCATACTTGTTCGTTTCTGGTGGTCTCAATGCAGATTCAGTGCTCAACTCCCTTCTTCGCTATGATACACGCACCGATAGCTGGGAGACGATGGTTCCTATGTCTATACCCCGAGCTGATCACTCCATGGTGGTTTACGGGGACCGCCTTGTGGTCTGTGGTGGATGGTATGAAGATGCTGCAACGGGCACGCGCGTCCTTGCCGAGTCAGTTGAAGCATATGACATAGCTGCTAATGCATGGACTCCTGTGACAACAGTGCCAACTCCACGATACCATGCTGGTGTTGCAGTGCTTGGCTCGTGGCTCTACACAGTTGGCGGTTTCCACAGTGACACTACATTTGATCGAGCAAGTGGAGTTGTAGAGAGGTTTGACTTGGATGGCAGTCTCGGTTGGGAGGAAGTGCAACCTTACCCGCAGGACATATGGGAGCATGTGTGCTGCACCCTGTTTGTCCCCCGCTGTAGAGATGACCTTGATGTCATCTCGGACAAGACCTTAATGTGA